In Rhodamnia argentea isolate NSW1041297 chromosome 11, ASM2092103v1, whole genome shotgun sequence, one genomic interval encodes:
- the LOC115750486 gene encoding putative methyltransferase DDB_G0268948 yields MLAARTSHHSLAWDVGTGNGQAALGVAEHYEQVIAADVSEGQLSFAMSHPRVRYVHTPESMTEDEMVALMGGENRVDLITVATAAHWFDLTKFYKLAKRLLRKPGGIIAVWAYNDIDVSPEFNTISERLREKFSHFRSADAKYAVEGYRNLPFPFESVGLGHEGQPMQLEIPKELLFEGYLKIAKSTSTFELAKEQGVDLLSEEVIEELESSWGGPSKVRTVTYKAFMHARTVTKN; encoded by the exons ATGCTTGCCGCCCGCACCTCTCATCACTCTCTGGCTTGGGATGTCGGTACCGGCAACGGTCAAGCTGCTCTTGGc GTCGCAGAGCATTACGAGCAAGTGATAGCAGCTGACGTTAGCGAAGGTCAACTAAGTTTCGCAATGTCACATCCTCGGGTTCGCTACGTGCACACTCCAGAATCCATGACAGAGGATGAAATGGTGGCCCTGATGGGTGGCGAAAATCGGGTCGATCTGATCACCGTTGCTACCGCGGCGCACTGGTTTGACCTTACAAAATTTTACAAGCTGGCCAAACGCCTTCTGCGTAAGCCAGGAGGTATAATAGCCGTTTGGGCTTATAATGACATAGACGTTAGTCCGGAATTCAACACCATAAGTGAGCGCCTCCGCGAAAAATTTTCGCACTTCCGTTCCGCGGATGCCAAGTACGCAGTTGAAGGGTATAGAAATCTTCCCTTTCCTTTTGAGAGTGTGGGTTTAGGACATGAGGGACAACCAATGCAACTCGAGATTCCAAAGGAGCTCCTGTTCGAAGGGTACctgaaaattgccaaatcaacatcaacatttGAGTTAGCCAAGGAACAAGGGGTGGATTTGTTATCGGAAGAAGTGATTGAAGAGCTTGAGAGTTCTTGGGGAGGGCCTAGTAAGGTCAGAACTGTCACCTACAAGGCTTTCATGCATGCAAGAACAGTCACAAA AAATTAA